The Nomia melanderi isolate GNS246 chromosome 7, iyNomMela1, whole genome shotgun sequence genome includes a window with the following:
- the BHD gene encoding folliculin, with protein MVESIVEKDLLGIAAAHNGLIVLKNCQAILRRDYTNMIGKVKLVSGSSGKSELPCSEFVGPGMLTAAVLGNTFSAPRKNNILKVIEEIGSNDSSGILLIVPDYDAYPINFTWAKLCAVEKGYNVKIILVTTKWESVTEEQSFLCTHFLYKIAGAMSEEGKHIDQIYFFCNHLINSGQLHLLKTNTAEHIFDPLINTLNIMPQDKYNKNSYDRNRFHTDQEVAIIINNIGSTHSEMYTFILDILKQMEMHSLQAKRIYIKSLLTSSNIKYFNMCVLNLSLSTILIKCLDFPTSAPGWPKILTSDMLGMMEDGKLNLCTSGKYCQNDNTENINLQGPLMRHESGKKLLSIISTACEATVACTNQLNKLDQECGKGDYGTNLAYGAQAINNAIQDNKIFSVNPCVTFMQISHIIEKSVDGIQGTLYSLFFNNISKAFSKYESDEQITVDMWSNILITANRGIIELGVPHIDDQILVAVLINVQFHFTKALNDNRDPMTAFGMAVKAAENFSINNKLKYPCPEAHAVGIWMRGAYECTKRGQNILEDGQYECEGCQSIGNVKYLSNEHETKTSFLSAQQSLTQDIWCLLKHACFRSLSCEVHPGREGVCYFGDEYRGHVLSHTFTLKDAQARGFRRWCSFIVFMRDKQFLLNMWPFLVDNLKEVIRELQDFAEKKYNAEEAECPQRIVRLTTVTNGSGSYKNSHKLPRSFYEITNEKHVFIRIHMWLVWILSAGARHFIEIFPMSLLDDELNYDLEHQIETEEGFTLVNAKLPVNLNLNSNESETNSEFSEVSEKSTTVILRDLRSILGKDQFRQLLYSSLTGVQILVRGPSIETLESLYGLSSLIPCACRRVKTQATEYMDPNKCNFIGVDTSVAVPLPCANVCRLDIISEEHKIENTNSHIVRWTGTLPLKLPTLLTKIEKSLDNEKLGNSTLKAHFAALQEEWANIAKVIHAMRGRGHSEDLSGLMLSLGAGPHDKKLLDAWSMGLPPNPA; from the exons ATGGTTGAGTCAATAGTAGAAAAAGATCTTTTGGGAATAGCAGCAGCACACAATGgcttaattgtattaaaaaattgccAGGCAATCTTACGTAGAGATTATACTAATATGATAGGCAag GTTAAGTTAGTATCCGGAAGCAGCGGGAAAAGTGAATTACCTTGTTCAGAGTTTGTGGGCCCAGGTATGTTAACAGCTGCAGTTTTAGGAAATACTTTTTCTGCTCCTCGAAAAAATAATATCTTAAaagttattgaagaaattggaTCAAACGATTCTTCTG GAATATTACTAATAGTACCTGATTATGATGCATATCCTATAAATTTTACTTGGGCCAAATTATGTGCAGTTGAGAAAGGGTATAAtgtcaaaattattttagtaactACAAAGTGGGAATCTGTTACAGAAGAACAAAGTTTTTTGtgtacacattttttatataaaatagctggAGCTATGTCAGAAGAAGGAAAACATATagatcaaatatatttcttttgtaatcacCTTATAAATAGTGGGCAGCTTCATCTTCTAAAAACAA ATACAGCTGAGCATATATTTGATCCCTTAATAAATACCTTAAATATAATGCCGCaagataaatataacaaaaattcataTGATAGAAACAGATTTCATACTGATCAAGAGGTTGCGATTATAATAAACAACATTG GTTCTACACATTCAGAAATGTACACATTTATTTTGGACATTTTGAAGCAGATGGAAATGCATAGTTTACAAGCAAAAAGAATATACATAAAATCACTGTTAACAAGCtctaatattaagtatttcaaTATGTGTGTTTTAAATTTGTCACTTTccacaatattaattaaatgtctAGATTTTCCTACATCTGCACCTGGTTGGCCAAAAATATTAACTTCAGATATGTTAGGAATGATGGAG gatggtaaattaaatttatgtacaTCTGGTAAATATTGTCAG AATGATAACACAGAGAATATCAATTTACAAGGACCACTGATGAGGCATGAAAGTGGTAAAAAATTGTTATCAATTATATCAACTGCATGTGAAGCAACAGTAGCATGCACAAATCAGTTAAACAAATTAGATCAAGAATGTGGGAAGGGAGATTATGGTACAAATCTTGCATATGGAGCTCAagctataaataatgctattcag gacaataaaatattcagcgTGAATCCATGCGTAACATTTATGCAAATTAGTCACATCATTGAAAAGTCAGTGGATGGTATACAAGGAAcactttattctttattttttaataatatttccaaa gcATTTTCAAAATATGAGTCTGATGAACAAATTACAGTTGATATGTGGTCAAATATATTGATTACTGCAAATAGGGGAATAATAGAACTTGGTGTACCCCATATAGATGATCAAATTTTAGTGGctgttttaataaatgtacaGTTTCATTTCACAAAGGCATTAAACGATAATAGAGATCCCATGACTGCATTTGGTATGGCTGTAAAAGCTGCCgagaatttttctataaataat aaattgaaatatccTTGTCCTGAAGCACATGCAGTAGGCATATGGATGAGAGGTGCATATGAATGTActaa aCGTGGTCAAAACATATTGGAAGATGGACAATATGAATGCGAAGGATGTCAAAGTATTGGTAATGTGAAGTACTTGAGTAATGAACATGAAACTAAAACATCATTCCTTTCTGCTCAACAGTCATTAACTCAGGATATTTGGTGCTTATTAAAACATGCATGTTTTAG gaGTTTAAGTTGCGAAGTACATCCTGGAAGAGAAGGTGTTTGCTATTTTGGGGATGAATACAGGGGGCATGTTTTAAGTCATACGTTTACGTTAAAAGATGCCCAG GCAAGAGGTTTCAGAAGGTGGTGcagtttcattgttttcatGAGAGATAAACAGTTTCTTTTAAACATGTGGCCCTTCTTAGTTGACAACTTAAAGGAAGTAATTAGAGAATTACAAGACTTTGCAGAAAAAAAGTACAATGCAGAAGAAGCAGAATGTCCTCAAAGAATAGTTCGTCTTACAACAGTTACTAATGGATCTGGGTCATATAAGAACTCGCATAAACTACCCAgaagtttttatgaaataactaatgaaaaacatgtttttataag GATCCACATGTGGCTGGTATGGATTCTTAGTGCAGGAGCAAgacattttatagaaatttttccTATGAGTTTGTTAGACGATGAATTAAATTACGATTTGGAGCATCAGATTG aaACTGAAGAAGGATTTACTTTAGTAAATGCTAAGTTACCAGTAAACTTAAACTTAAACTCAAATGAATCAGAAACAAATTCAGAATTCTCAGAAGTCTCGGAAAAATCTACCACTGTGATACTCAGAGATTTAAGATCCATATTAGGAAAGGACCAATTTAGACAACTTTTATATTCTAGTTTAACAGGTGTTCAAATTTTGGTGAGGGGTCCAAGTATTGAAACACTGGAATCTCTTTATGGACTTAGTTCTCTTATTCCATGTGCATGTCGAAGAGTCAAGACTCAAGCTACAGAATATATGGATCCCAATAAGTGTAACTTTATTG GTGTGGACACTTCAGTGGCTGTCCCCTTACCATGCGCTAATGTATGTAGATTAGATATTATATCTGAAGAACACAAGattgaaaatacaaattcaCACATTGTTAGATGGACGGGCACATTACCATTGAAACTTCCAACGTTATTAACAAAGATTGAAAAATCACTTGATAATGAAAAACTGGGGAACTCTACTTTAAAAGCACATTTTGCAGCGTTACAGGAAGAATGGGCAAA cATTGCAAAGGTAATCCACGCTATGCGAGGTCGTGGTCATAGCGAAGATCTTTCTGGACTTATGCTTAGTTTAGGTGCTGGTCCCCACGATAAAAAATTACTAGATGCTTGGTCAATGGGCTTACCACCGAATCCggcataa
- the LOC116424311 gene encoding MAPK regulated corepressor interacting protein 2 — protein sequence MYTVSKGPSKIVAKTRRGISQNLERLETLRDLTRKADPDDNHEATRHVPKPVFHVNGKSKLSTHRHQMQEVITPQHEELIKFVYESWNQVNTRQGSESSDVSDCSEPSSPNSIVYYNDGEPNDSLQDFKPFDLESWWGKRLFNNITKSL from the exons ATGTATACTGTATCAAAAGGACCTAGTAAAATTGTCGCCAAGACACGAAGAG GAATCAGTCAGAATCTCGAGAGACTAGAAACATTACGTGATTTAACGAGGAAAGCAGATCCTGATGATAACCACGAGGCCACCCG ACATGTGCCAAAACCAGTTTTTCACGTGAATGGAAAATCTAAACTCAGTACACATAGGCATCAAATGCAAGAAGTTATCACACCACAGCATGAAGagcttattaaatttgtttatgaat CATGGAATCAAGTAAATACAAGGCAAGGGAGTGAGTCTTCTGATGTTTCTGACTGTTCAGAGCCTTCCA GTCCTAATTCTATAGTATATTACAATGATGGTGAACCAAATGATAGCCTTCAAG ACTTTAAACCATTTGATTTGGAATCTTGGTGGGGCAAGCGATTATTTAACAACATTACAAAATCACTTTGA